Proteins found in one Aspergillus chevalieri M1 DNA, chromosome 2, nearly complete sequence genomic segment:
- a CDS encoding acid phosphatase DET1 (COG:G;~EggNog:ENOG410PH33;~InterPro:IPR013078,IPR029033;~PFAM:PF00300) has protein sequence MGKPRMIILIRHAQSEGNKNREIHQTVPDHRVKLTPEGHRQAHEAGSKLRELLRPDDTLHFFTSPYRRTRETTEGLMSSLTSDDPSPSPFPRHTIKVYEEPRLREQDFGNFQPCSAEMERMWMERQDYGHFFYRIPNGESAADAYDRVSGFNESLWRLFGEDDFASVCVLVTHGLMTRVFLMKWYHWSVEYFEDLRNINHCEFVIMKLNPDNGKYVLQNNLRTWSELKKEKELEIQQERASKGLDPAPISSEPPVPARRRWGGCPDGCNHGIRRRTSARNPRTNGADAMRHEHHDTHKKIPDTNEPAQVANAQVEQLRAAEHPPDATNPDFDNDNDHDNHSRALTSNPKSTTTNLAKPANPRPSLAHFHQDSEDSLLDRHRHNLALLRLGGRDGGGSMSGFNSLAPSEDEREESAPLESLPRQISHQVRPSQDIGNDGDDEGSESKPALQRLRRARSHNHHHHHHHHHHNHNHHFISNLNKRSLGVRIGDTLGDRDPETDDTDHLPNDRETSLEPEPEPQTQNSTAEQEQENENGTFEAERRRDQSIRGSVY, from the exons ATGGGCAAGCCACGG ATGATCATCCTGATCCGCCATGCTCAGTCTGAAGGAAACAAGAATCGAGAAATCCACCAGACCGTCCCCGACCACCGGGTAAAGCTCACACCCGAAGGGCACCGACAAGCCCATGAGGCAGGCTCCAAGCTGCGCGAACTGCTACGACCCGACGATACCCTACACTTCTTCACATCACCCTATCGTCGAACGAGGGAGACCACGGAAGGACTTATGAGCTCTTTGACCTCCGATGACCCTTCCCCGTCGCCGTTCCCAAGACACACTATCAAGGTGTACGAAGAGCCCCGATTGCGTGAGCAGGATTTCGGTAACTTTCAACCATGTTCGGCAGAGATGGAGAGAATGTGGATGGAAAGACAGGACTATGGACACTTTTTCTACCGGATACCTAACGGCGAGTCTGCTGCGGATGCGTATGACCGGGTGAGCGGATTCAACGAGTCTCTTTGGCGGTTATTTGGGGAGGACGATTTCGCCAGCGTCTGTGTATTGGTCACACATGGTCTTATGACTCGAGTTTTCCTGATGAAGTGGTATCACTGGAGCGTTGAATACTTCGAGGACCTTCGCAATATCAATCACTGCGAGTTTGTGATCATGAAGCTCAACCCGGACAACGGGAAGTATGTGCTACAAAACAATCTGCGCACGTGGTCTGAgttgaaaaaggaaaaggagcTGGAGATACAGCAAGAACGAGCTTCCAAAGGACTTGACCCTGCGCCTATTTCATCGGAGCCACCTGTCCCCGCCAGACGCAGATGGGGTGGTTGTCCAGACGGATGCAATCACGGGATCCGCAGGAGGACTTCTGCACGGAACCCGCGAACGAACGGAGCAGATGCAATGCGTCACGAACATCACGATACCCACAAAAAGATACCCGACACGAACGAACCTGCCCAGGTGGCTAATGCGCAAGTCGAGCAACTAAGAGCAGCAGAACACCCTCCAGATGCGACAAACCCCGACTTCGACAATGACAACGACCATGACAACCATTCACGAGCCCTAACATCCAACCCCAAATCAACCACCACTAACCTCGCAAAACCCGCAAACCCACGACCCAGCCTAGCGCACTTCCACCAAGACAGCGAAGACAGCCTCCTCGACCGCCACCGCCACAACCTGGCCCTCCTCCGCCTTGGGGGTCGCGACGGCGGCGGCTCCATGAGCGGCTTTAACAGCCTTGCCCCGTCCGAAGACGAGCGCGAAGAATCTGCCCCCCTCGAGAGCCTCCCTCGACAGATCTCCCACCAAGTCAGACCGTCCCAAGACATCGGAAACGACGGCGACGACGAAGGGAGCGAAAGCAAACCAGCCTTGCAACGTCTACGTCGTGCTCGCTCGCataaccaccaccaccaccaccaccaccaccatcacaaTCACAATCATCACTTCATTTCAAACCTAAACAAGCGCAGTCTAGGCGTGAGAATTGGCGATACCCTCGGTGACCGGGACCCGGAGACAGACGACACGGATCACCTGCCCAATGATCGAGAGACATCACTTGAACCGGAGCCAGAGCCGCAGACACAGAACTCAACGGCGGAACAAGAGCAAGAGAATGAAAATGGTACCTTCGAGGCCGAGCGACGCAGGGACCAGAGTATCCGGGGGAGCGTTTATTGA
- a CDS encoding Dor1-like family protein (COG:U;~EggNog:ENOG410PH2M;~InterPro:IPR007255;~PFAM:PF04124;~go_component: GO:0017119 - Golgi transport complex [Evidence IEA]), which yields MEDSLYELLTPHLSSTSLTTTLSRPRALEQDATTSRYLNRLTTLSLESLSTTETQSLAQSSHSTLLSLQALSNRSHKTFITSADNLSNLRTSIPQLTRESRRLQDAIPKLDEEAVQFSTKYSRTAENVALTRRKKAMQLARNVDRLSDILELPTLLSTAVSSAAASGTAGASSSTTYSSALDLYTHIKRLQTLYPDSSLVKDVAAQAEDAMKEMATNLITSLRAQNLRLAAAMRTVGWLRRVAPELENLHSEGGNGSSEGALGALFLICRLANLVSTLEALDPLRDLADQETQRRTRSADKQGGPEGQQTERFLKKYIEIFREQSFAIVSLYKNIFTPDQSEPDLATAGLRGLDARAKMASSRQTRPEDPLQCLPSALSTFPMHLVQLLTEILRTYLPNVKSKSTRESLLTQVLYCAASLGRLGGDFSMILTELADVEDEDEEDSIVYEWEEVMRKHRALAGRLEQLTGGNSAAGTPGGTLRSASPVH from the coding sequence ATGGAGGATTCTCTATATGAGCTACTGACTCCTCACTTGAGTTCGACTAGTTTGACAACAACCTTATCCCGCCCCCGCGCCCTCGAACAAGATGCGACGACATCTCGATATCTGAATCGATTGACTACCCTCTCCCTCGAATCCTTGTCGACGACAGAAACACAGTCACTAGCTCAATCATCGCACTCAAcgctcctctccctccaggCTTTGTCTAATCGCTCCCATAAAACCTTCATCACCTCTGCCGATAACCTCTCAAATCTACGCACCTCGATCCCGCAACTCACACGCGAATCACGACGACTTCAAGATGCGATTCCAAAACTTGATGAAGAGGCAGTCCAGTTCTCGACGAAATACAGCCGGACGGCAGAGAATGTTGCGCTTACAAGGCGGAAGAAGGCGATGCAGCTGGCGAGGAACGTTGACCGTCTCTCGGATATCTTAGAGTTACCCACACTACTATCAACGGCTGTGTCGTCGGCTGCAGCGTCGGGAACCGCAGGGGCTTCATCGTCTACAACATATTCGTCTGCATTGGACCTCTACACTCATATTAAGCGATTGCAAACCCTGTATCCGGATTCCTCCCTGGTGAAAGATGTGGCCGCCCAAGCCGAAGATGCGATGAAGGAGATGGCGACAAACCTTATCACGAGTCTGCGAGCGCAGAATCTTCGACTTGCGGCTGCCATGCGGACCGTGGGTTGGTTGCGACGGGTAGCGCCGGAGTTGGAGAATCTGCACAGCGAAGGAGGAAATGGCTCGAGTGAGGGAGCGCTGGGTGCTCTTTTCCTGATTTGCAGACTAGCAAACTTGGTGTCGACATTAGAGGCCCTAGATCCTTTACGAGACCTCGCAGACCAAGAGACGCAACGCCGAACACGCAGTGCAGACAAGCAAGGCGGTCCTGAGGGCCAGCAGACAGAACGATTCTTAAAAAAATATATTGAGATCTTCCGTGAGCAGAGCTTTGCGATTGTCTCTTTGTATAAAAACATCTTTACTCCCGACCAATCTGAACCTGATCTGGCCACCGCGGGCTTACGAGGACTCGATGCGCGAGCAAAAATGGCATCGTCGCGACAAACGCGCCCCGAGGACCCTTTACAATGCCTTCCATCAGCACTATCCACCTTTCCGATGCATCTTGTCCAGCTGCTGACAGAAATATTACGTACTTATCTACCCAATGTCAAGAGCAAGAGTACACGGGAAAGTCTCCTAACTCAGGTTCTGTACTGCGCGGCTAGTCTGGGACGACTCGGAGGAGATTTCAGTATGATTCTGACGGAATTGGCCGatgttgaagatgaggacgaggaagataGCATTGTCTATGAATGGGAGGAAGTGATGAGAAAGCATAGGGCTCTGGCAGGGCGCTTAGAGCAGCTGACCGGCGGGAACTCCGCTGCAGGGACCCCTGGAGGAACCTTGCGATCTGCATCTCCCGTCCACTGA
- a CDS encoding ELL-associated factor (COG:S;~EggNog:ENOG410PRS5;~InterPro:IPR019194;~PFAM:PF09816), translated as MATSAIPTGGMIDPTKQAEYPVLLGDRLSQQDTFSQSRLINFNYNYKTKSATPQQRSTITRSSQSQDLYNLTITDKPQSTENNTLTYLYEGSVDPTQESEVQDYVLVFDSDRKAFVLEPVATRLNFNLRSAPAKTEKQVLEQYEQLRTLQEDQQGSADEQPPESVDGDDDGPADESNPYDFRHFLPKAGDEDDEKEKSSLDRITPEPQASTSKPDTLSIPVPAKRAPSPKPRPKTQTNPLRQKKAEPAKTKIEPAKKKAEPMKKKEPPPREPSPKPEAQIEVEEFEEPESKSTPSDTGTAALDSHKAIPSPGSNIIIDGDLIIDMGSPPPSRPVFNINPAHFSSNGTPANGAEDDDDEEMEDLRLPSPAGHTAPAQEAAPELAQEEDIEDDDALAAEMEAAFEQSAMEEQNAHSYSQPASQQYHAHSDDESEVSEEE; from the coding sequence ATGGCCACCTCCGCCATACCGACCGGCGGTATGATCGacccaacgaaacaggccgAGTACCCAGTGCTTCTGGGCGACAGATTAAGCCAACAAGACACCTTCTCGCAATCACGGTTAATCAATTTCAATTACAACTATAAGACCAAATCCGCGACTCCGCAGCAGCGATCGACAATCACCCGTTCGTCACAATCCCAGGATCTTTATAATCTCACCATCACGGACAAGCCACAGAGTACGGAGAACAATACATTAACATATTTGTATGAAGGTAGTGTGGACCCGACACAGGAGTCTGAAGTGCAGGATTATGTTTTGGTCTTTGACTCGGATCGCAAGGCGTTTGTCTTGGAGCCAGTCGCGACAAGGTTGAACTTCAATCTTCGCTCGGCCCCAGCAAAGACAGAAAAGCAGGTGTTGGAACAGTATGAGCAGCTCAGGACTTTGCAGGAGGATCAACAAGGGTCGGCAGATGAACAGCCGCCTGAAAGTGTCGAcggggatgatgatggcCCTGCGGATGAGAGCAATCCCTACGATTTCCGGCACTTCCTTCCCAAGGctggtgatgaggatgatgaaaaagaaaagtccTCATTGGATCGAATTACCCCGGAACCTCAGGCCAGCACAAGCAAGCCCGATACTCTGTCAATACCTGTACCTGCCAAACGTGCCCCAAGTCCGAAGCCGCGACCAAAAACCCAGACCAACCCTCTCCGTCAAAAGAAGGCCGAGCCTGCGAAGACGAAAATAGAACCtgcaaagaagaaggcagagcctatgaagaagaaagagccaCCACCGCGCGAGCCAAGCCCTAAGCCCGAGGCCCAAATCGAAGTGGAGGAGTTCGAAGAGCCTGAATCCAAATCGACACCTTCCGATACCGGAACTGCCGCTCTGGATTCGCATAAGGCTATTCCGTCGCCAGGTTCTAATATCATCATTGACGGAGATCTGATTATCGACATGGGATCGCCGCCTCCGTCTCGCCCTGTCTTCAATATCAACCCAGCTCACTTCTCTTCGAATGGTACACCGGCGAATGGTGCagaagacgacgacgatgaagagatGGAAGATCTCAGACTCCCATCTCCTGCTGGACATACAGCTCCCGCGCAGGAGGCCGCACCTGAGCTGGCTCAGGAAGAAGATATTGAAGACGATGATGCTCTGGCAGCAGAAATGGAAGCCGCTTTCGAACAGAGTGCAATGGAAGAACAAAACGCACATAGTTACAGTCAACCAGCATCGCAACAATACCACGCTCACAGCGACGACGAAAGTGAAGTCAGTGAGGAGGAGTGA
- a CDS encoding putative cyclin (COG:D;~EggNog:ENOG410PMSI;~InterPro:IPR006671,IPR036915,IPR013763,IPR043198;~PFAM:PF00134;~go_function: GO:0016538 - cyclin-dependent protein serine/threonine kinase regulator activity [Evidence IEA];~go_process: GO:0006357 - regulation of transcription by RNA polymerase II [Evidence IEA]), producing MALSGPNSNQRPVPCPSNPILLASQSQWFFTDEELTRTPSQLDGMKFETENQSRSKGVNFITQVGIMLKLPQPTLATAAVYMHRFFMRHSMVDTPRHPGAHPYNIAATSLFLAMKVEETVRRMKEIIIACCRVALKQPNMIVDEQSKDFWRWRDTILHHEDILLEALCFDLQLEQPYRLLYDFMCFFGVQDHKHLRNASWAFLNDSMFTMLAVQFSARTIAAAALYAAARHCDLGFKDDGAGRPWWVQLEVDLEEVRRACMRMAQLYENNAIQRHSQYYPTIPVTAFEEGTEKTRILRPGTNPSNEESMGRKRSREPESDSRNDQGHSPAPTNGEQPPKRQRTVEPESDTQQSSSFAEPSSSQNRSTNTNGHLAPPSQNHKHPEEGETDPVQQRIDHIVQQNLPSEGRHSDERYRRYSGSRDRSQDQSRDRGRDRDRDRDRDRQYPYRGHSRPPPPPPPPPPEDKEEGEAEGSEEGEL from the coding sequence ATGGCGTTGTCTGGTCCCAATTCCAACCAACGGCCCGTCCCATGTCCGTCGAATCCGATCCTCCTCGCGTCGCAATCGCAATGGTTCTTCACAGACGAAGAACTCACCAGAACACCCTCGCAACTTGACGGAATGAAATTCGAGACGGAAAACCAAAGCCGCAGCAAAGGCGTGAACTTCATTACCCAGGTCGGTATCATGTTAAAGCTACCACAGCCCACCCTCGCGACGGCAGCGGTGTACATGCACCGTTTCTTCATGCGGCATAGCATGGTCGACACCCCGCGACACCCGGGGGCACATCCGTACAACATCGCAGCTACATCGTTATTCCTTGCGATGAAGGTTGAAGAGACTGTACGGCGGATGAAGGAGATTATAATCGCATGCTGCCGGGTCGCACTCAAGCAACCGAACATGATTGTGGACGAGCAGTCCAAGGACTTTTGGAGATGGCGCGACACAATCCTCCACCATGAAGATATACTGCTAGAAGCACTATGCTTCGATCTCCAACTCGAACAACCCTACCGCCTCCTCTACGATTTCATGTGCTTCTTTGGCGTCCAGGACCACAAACACCTCCGCAACGCCTCGTGGGCCTTCCTTAATGACTCCATGTTCACCATGCTCGCGGTGCAGTTCAGCGCGCGCACCATCGCCGCAGCGGCGCTGTACGCTGCAGCTCGCCATTGCGATCTCGGATTCAAGGATGACGGCGCTGGTCGGCCGTGGTGGGTGCAGTTGGAAGTTGATTTAGAAGAGGTGCGGCGCGCTTGTATGCGCATGGCGCAGTTGTATGAGAATAATGCGATTCAGAGACATAGCCAGTACTACCCGACCATACCCGTTACGGCTTTCGAGGAGGGTACTGAGAAGACTAGGATTTTGCGGCCGGGTACCAACCCCTCGAATGAAGAGAGCATGGGGAGGAAACGGTCGAGAGAGCCCGAATCAGATTCTCGAAATGATCAGGGTCACAGTCCGGCTCCGACGAACGGGGAACAGCCGCCTAAGCGACAGCGAACGGTCGAGCCGGAGTCTGATACACAACAATCATCATCTTTTGCAGAACCGTCATCATCCCAAAACCGATCTACGAACACGAATGGTCATCTAGCACCGCCCTCGCAAAACCATAAACACCCCGAAGAAGGCGAAACAGACCCCGTTCAGCAACGAATCGACCACATCGTGCAGCAGAACTTACCCTCAGAGGGTCGTCACTCAGATGAGAGATACCGACGGTATTCAGGATCTCGAGACCGATCTCAAGATCAGAGTCGAGATCGAGGCCGCGATCGCGATAGGGACCGCGATAGGGATAGGCAGTATCCGTATCGGGGTCATTCAAgaccgccgccgcctccaccgccgccgccgccggagGACAAGGAAGAGGGTGAAGCTGAGGGGAGTGAGGAGGGGGAGCTTTGA
- a CDS encoding dihydroneopterin aldolase (COG:H;~EggNog:ENOG410Q4KA;~InterPro:IPR043133,IPR006157;~PFAM:PF02152;~go_function: GO:0004150 - dihydroneopterin aldolase activity [Evidence IEA];~go_process: GO:0006760 - folic acid-containing compound metabolic process [Evidence IEA]), with protein MTTQLNAQIPPHPAVVDSVSLRAIQLPLPAAPDPWHRPGKPQPCTASLKLSYSSAIAAAAADDVSLSLDYGKLYRRLEEDIRTGDGKEDVRLIAAIVANCGLGLLDETAAGIRRMAHTQTGLGAGGRRGSASSTAGSQVQARAALASDGPASSPIDGQFGQCEVWLHLPKAHLRAEEGVKYRSVTAWGYKPDSAPGAGGAEAVAADVGRYPVVLEEEFRIEGIKCYCILGVNSHERVEKQAVIISLDFRGRGQLAWGEKVIETWEGVTRGVAEQVEGTAFQTVEALATFIARIVTVDFGNERVTVKVEKPSALAFVERSGVEITRSQAFFQGS; from the exons atgACCACCCAACTCAACGCCCAAATCCCCCCTCACCCGGCCGTCGTCGACAGCGTCAGCCTCCGTGCCATCCAACTCCCCCTCCCCGCAGCCCCAGACCCATGGCATCGCCCGGGTAAACCCCAACCCTGCACCGCATCCTTGAAACTCTCCTACTCCTCCGCCATCGCCGCAGCCGCCGCAGACGATGTCTCCCTCTCCCTGGATTACGGCAAGCTCTACCGCCGGCTGGAAGAAGACATCCGCACCGGCGACGGAAAGGAAGATGTACGGTTGATCGCGGCTATCGTTGCGAACTGCGGGTTGGGGCTGCTTGACGAGACAGCCGCGGGGATTCGGCGCATGGCGCATACACAGACAGGCTTAGGTGCTGGTGGACGACGGGGCAGCGCGTCGTCGACAGCTGGATCGCAGGTGCAGGCGAGGGCGGCTCTGGCTAGCGATGGACCTGCGTCGTCGCCTATTGACGGGCAGTTCGGGCAgtgtgaggtgtggttgcaCCTCCCCAAGGCGCATTTACGGGCTGAGGAAGGGGTGAAGTATCGCAGTGTGACGGCTTGGGGGTATAAGCCGGATAGTGCGCCTGGGGCTGGAGGTGCGGAGGCTGTGGCGGCTGATGTGGGACGGTATCCCGTTGTGTTGGAGGAGGAGTTTCGGATTGAGGGGATTAAGTGCTATTGTATTCTGGGAGTGAATTCGCACGAGAGGGTTGAGAAGCAGGCGGTGATTATCTCGTTGGATTTTAGGGGGCGCGGGCAGTTGGCGTGGGGGGAGAAGGTGATTGAGACTTGGGAGGGGGTGACGAGGGGTGTTGCTGAG CAAGTTGAAGGCACGGCTTTCCAGACGGTCGAGGCATTGGCGACTTTCATCGCGCGCATTGTGACAGTGGACTTTGGGAATGAGAGAGTCACGGTTAAGGTGGAAAAGCCTAGCGCTCTAGCCTTTGTGGAGAGATCTGGGGTGGAAATTACACGCTCGCAGGCGTTTTTTCAGGGGAGTTAA
- the PSK1 gene encoding AGC family serine/threonine-protein kinase (COG:T;~EggNog:ENOG410PH4B;~InterPro:IPR008271,IPR000961,IPR000719,IPR011009;~PFAM:PF07714,PF00069;~antiSMASH:Cluster_2.2;~go_function: GO:0004672 - protein kinase activity [Evidence IEA];~go_function: GO:0004674 - protein serine/threonine kinase activity [Evidence IEA];~go_function: GO:0005524 - ATP binding [Evidence IEA];~go_process: GO:0006468 - protein phosphorylation [Evidence IEA]), whose translation MHSSSIPVHDDLSVGDVFTPQIDHQPAVNETSSQSKPTDNKETPNACPFPIPAINANPLAEKGGGRKKKKKAPCHAVPTALSTVRGFTPLGSGDEASDISAASSRAPSLRSPSVARNGASPVLKPTAGCSGVSALKSQLDSLQISDNRSCLSAPSVCSETQSNASGFSDSDQTEILTSYEVPLEEDFVSPDAEAEERSQGDPAANMRDQLCRKMTSDDFEPMLCLGKGSFGTVLLVRHTLTGKLYAQKQFRKASITVHKKLVEQTKTERTILESVNRHPFVVKLYYAFQDHEMLYLILEYALGGELFTHLAMERMFDEDMAAFYMAEMVLALEHLHQNVGVIYRDLKPENCLLDREGHLLLTDFGLSKIVAADEDGRCNSSLGTIEYMAPEVIQGKSYGKACDWWSLGALGYDLLTGSPPFKANNNAKLQEKILKQKLSLPYFLGPDAKDLLTRLMRKEPSKRLGYHMPKDLHTIKRHRFFRKIDWKALESREVPAPISPVVTDPALAENFSADFTGLPLNTGSGIDERGSMPTGTGGRAEGMESDPFGGFSFVASSSLLDHGLY comes from the coding sequence ATGCATTCCTCGTCGATCCCGGTCCACGACGATCTCTCCGTCGGCGATGTCTTTACTCCCCAGATAGACCATCAGCCCGCCGTGAACGAGACCAGTTCGCAAAGCAAACCGACAGACAACAAAGAAACGCCCAACGCTTGTCCATTTCCGATCCCCGCGATCAATGCGAATCCGTTGGCTGAAAAGGGAGGCGGccgcaagaagaagaaaaaggcaCCATGCCATGCTGTCCCTACTGCGCTGTCGACGGTTCGTGGTTTTACACCTCTTGGTTCAGGCGATGAAGCGTCAGACATCTCGGCTGCTAGCTCCAGAGCTCCAAGTTTACGATCGCCTTCTGTTGCACGGAACGGTGCGAGTCCTGTTTTGAAGCCAACGGCGGGCTGCAGTGGTGTCAGCGCATTGAAGTCACAGCTTGATTCGCTGCAGATCTCTGATAATCGGTCCTGCCTTAGCGCACCAAGTGTTTGCTCCGAGACCCAGAGTAATGCGAGTGGATTCTCCGACAGTGACCAGACGGAGATCTTGACAAGCTATGAAGTGCCTCTGGAGGAGGACTTTGTCAGCCCTGATGCTGAGGCAGAGGAGAGATCTCAGGGAGATCCTGCGGCGAACATGCGCGACCAGCTGTGCAGGAAGATGACGTCGGACGATTTCGAACCAATGCTCTGCCTTGGCAAAGGCTCCTTCGGGACAGTATTGCTGGTGCGCCACACGCTCACGGGGAAGCTGTATGCCCAGAAGCAATTCCGCAAGGCTTCGATCACCGTGCACAAGAAACTCGTGGAACAAACCAAAACCGAACGCACGATTCTGGAAAGCGTCAACCGCCACCCCTTCGTAGTCAAGCTATACTACGCCTTCCAAGACCATGAGATGCTCTACCTTATCCTCGAATATGCCTTGGGCGGCGAACTTTTCACTCACCTCGCCATGGAGCGCATGTTCGATGAAGACATGGCCGCCTTCTACATGGCCGAAATGGTCCTTGCCCTAGAGCACCTCCACCAAAACGTCGGCGTTATCTACCGCGACCTCAAGCCCGAAAACTGCCTCCTAGACCGCGAAGGCCATCTCCTCCTCACAGACTTCGGGCTCAGCAAGATCGTCGCCGCAGACGAAGATGGCCGCTGCAACTCCTCCCTCGGCACCATCGAGTACATGGCCCCAGAAGTCATCCAGGGCAAATCCTACGGCAAAGCATGCGACTGGTGGTCCCTCGGTGCCCTAGGCTACGACCTCCTAACAGGCTCCCCACCCTtcaaagcaaacaacaaCGCCAAGCTCCAGGAGAAAATCCTCAAACAGAAACTCTCCCTGCCCTATTTCCTCGGCCCAGATGCCAAGGACCTCCTCACCCGCCTCATGCGCAAAGAACCCTCCAAACGCCTGGGCTACCACATGCCCAAGGACCTCCATACCATCAAGAGACACCGCTTCTTCCGCAAAATCGACTGGAAGGCGCTTGAGAGCCGCGAGGTACCGGCCCCTATTAGCCCCGTTGTCACGGACCCGGCGCTCGCCGAGAATTTCTCGGCGGATTTTACGGGTCTCCCGCTCAATACCGGGAGCGGGATCGATGAGCGGGGGAGTATGCCGACTGGCACTGGTGGTCGGGCGGAGGGGATGGAATCTGATCCGTTTGGGGGGTTTAGTTTCGTGGCCTCGAGTAGTTTGTTGGATCATGGGTTGTATTGA
- a CDS encoding putative pre-RNA splicing factor Srp2 (COG:C;~EggNog:ENOG410PFF4;~InterPro:IPR000504,IPR012677,IPR035979;~PFAM:PF00076;~antiSMASH:Cluster_2.2;~go_function: GO:0003676 - nucleic acid binding [Evidence IEA]), whose product MTEVSNTRLYLGNLPRNVTKQDIEEHFGSHGSGKITEIKLMSGFGFIEYEDALDARDVVPAFHGSDFKGERLTVQFARGPRRKENFPGGPMDRPGMPRPRRTIYRMLVSGLPETTSWQDLKDFARQSGLDVVYSEAGRDFGRGFVEFETANDLKTAVEKLDQREFKGARVNCVADIQPYPYREPYRARSPRRGYPPIDDYDRRFPPPPRGYSPRDHYRERSPIPIRGEYYDRDGYGRRTPPRPRIDDFPPPRRPYDELYDARVPLPPPPRFDDPYMAPPRPFGRPRSPPRGGYMPPYDRRPYW is encoded by the exons ATGACTGAGGTCTCCAACACTCGACTTTATCTCGGGAATCTTCCCCGCAATG TGACCAAGCAGGATATCGAGGAGCACTTTGGCAGCCATGGCTCGGGAAAGATTACTGAGATTAAGCTCATGTCGGGGTTTGGCTTTATCGAATATGAGGATGCGTTGGATGCGAGAGATGTTGTTCCGG CGTTCC ATGGCAGTGACTTCAAAGGCGAACGACTCACCGTGCAGTTTGCGCGTGGACCTCGCCGTAAGGAAAACTTCCCTGGTGGCCCCATGGATCGCCCCGGTATGCCTCGTCCGCGTCGTACCATCTATCGCATGCTGGTTTCTGGCCTCCCGGAAACAACTAGTTGGCAG GATCTCAAAGACTTTGCCCGTCAATCTGGCCTTGATGTAGTTTACTCAGAGGCCGGACGTGATTTTGGAAGAGG GTTTGTTGAATTCGAAACCGCCAATGACCTGAAGACCGCCGTGGAGAAGCTCGATCAACGCGAGTTCAAAGGAGCCAGAGTGAACTGCGTCGCGGAT ATTCAACCCTACCCCTACCGTGAACCCTACCGGGCCCGCTCCCCGCGAAGAGGCTACCCACCCATTGATGACTACGACCGGAGATTCCCCCCTCCACCCCGAGGCTACAGCCCGCGCGACCACTACCGCGAGCGCTCCCCCATACCCATCCGCGGAGAATACTACGACCGAGATGGATATGGCCGCCGCACCCCTCCCCGCCCCCGGATTGATGACTTCCCTCCCCCGCGCCGTCCCTATGATGAGCTCTATGATGCGCGTGTACCGCTGCCGCCCCCGCCACGCTTTGATGACCCCTACATGGCGCCGCCTAGGCCTTTCGGACGTCCGCGCTCGCCGCCCAGGGGTGGATATATGCCGCCTTATGACCGCCGTCCTTACTGGTAA